A genome region from Ottowia testudinis includes the following:
- a CDS encoding UvrD-helicase domain-containing protein codes for MTPAYEHNGAPCSRAAFYAIACDPRRSVAVEACAGAGKTWMLVSRILRALLDGAAPHEILAITFTKKAAGEMRERLQQWLADFACARPGESTTQWAERLHGELISRGIDPLSASNQCEQLQNLYQTLLGHGRPVQIRTFHSWFAALLRSAPLSVLQELGLPSSYELLEDDADAVAEVWRRYLRRVAGDADLSADYAALVDTLGRHRAHAALEGALARRVEFQLADAAGHVDEAVAPFDALYPRLAGVAQPTEWLLQLAAGRELLQDAARALAPLARTFAAKGAELQAALDAGDWDGVVAALFTKDGKPRAFSKNTSGDVRAAQNEVETVLAAEAQHAARQYHQRLARLTRPLIDSFAELKRERGWVDMNDVERAALTLLSDPFLSGWVQERLDARTRHLLIDEFQDTNPLQWQALHAWLSSYAGAGGGAGAPSVFIVGDPKQSIYRFRRADPQVFIAAQDFIVHALDGDRLACDHTHRNAPEVLGAVNAVMLAAQAADEFSGYRAHSTESAAHGHIGALPLIPRPERATADGGDEPAWRDSLTTPRVLIEDSLRTLECRQAARWIASRIAAGVPPRRLMVLARKRQPLGELQAELRQLGIACEQPEQQLLGEQPAVQDVLALVDALISPGHDLALARALKSPLFGLGDDDLVHIALAVRAHTPSPLWGEGRSEGLPPPDAPPPPRRTPPAWLDVLSKTELLTLDGQALAADLMQYRQWLLTLPPHDALQAIYSHRDVLARFAAAAPAPERAQVVAQLRALLAAALRVQGGRFLTAYQWLRALRRQRLPAPRHAAPEAVQLLTVHGAKGLEADEVLLLDAASAAPRGGGPAVLIDWPGGEPVPMQLVFLASESAPPPGVAGLAAQEAAAQAREELNALYVAMTRARGRLVLSGVTPYSQPASSWWQRIEALAEPLPAPAEPATAPAAAEAVFCMLELPRVLVDPAPAAIENVVTASVPDDQPTESSRLGEAMHWLLEHAADTPGGWLPERLAQARRRFGVDADQAARAELLARRILAGEAAWAWAGDEVLEAFNEIELTHQGQRLRIDRLVRRRAGAHGGEAWWVLDYKSAARPERDPLRVAQMGRYRAAVEGGIRGTGWWWRF; via the coding sequence ATGACCCCCGCCTACGAACACAACGGCGCCCCGTGCAGCCGCGCCGCCTTTTACGCCATCGCCTGCGACCCGCGCCGCAGCGTGGCGGTGGAGGCCTGCGCGGGCGCGGGCAAGACGTGGATGCTGGTCTCGCGCATCCTGCGCGCGCTGCTGGACGGCGCGGCGCCGCACGAGATCTTGGCCATCACCTTCACCAAGAAGGCCGCTGGCGAGATGCGCGAGCGCCTGCAGCAATGGCTGGCCGACTTTGCCTGTGCCCGTCCTGGTGAATCAACCACGCAGTGGGCCGAACGTCTGCACGGCGAGTTGATTTCAAGGGGAATCGACCCCTTGTCCGCGTCAAACCAGTGCGAGCAGCTACAAAATTTATATCAAACCCTGCTCGGCCACGGTCGGCCGGTGCAGATCCGCACCTTCCACAGCTGGTTCGCCGCGCTGCTGCGCAGCGCGCCGCTGTCGGTGTTGCAGGAGCTGGGTCTGCCGTCCAGCTACGAGCTTCTCGAAGACGATGCCGACGCGGTGGCCGAGGTGTGGCGCCGCTACCTGCGCCGCGTGGCGGGCGATGCGGACTTGAGCGCCGACTACGCCGCGCTGGTCGACACGCTCGGCCGCCATCGCGCCCACGCCGCGCTCGAAGGCGCGCTGGCACGGCGCGTTGAATTTCAACTGGCCGACGCGGCCGGCCACGTCGACGAAGCCGTGGCGCCGTTCGACGCGCTCTACCCGCGCCTGGCCGGCGTGGCCCAGCCCACCGAATGGCTGCTGCAACTTGCTGCCGGCCGCGAACTGCTGCAAGACGCCGCCCGCGCGCTGGCGCCGCTGGCGCGCACCTTCGCCGCCAAGGGCGCTGAACTGCAGGCGGCGCTGGACGCGGGCGACTGGGACGGCGTGGTCGCCGCCCTGTTCACCAAGGATGGCAAGCCGCGCGCCTTCAGCAAAAACACCTCGGGCGACGTGCGCGCCGCGCAAAACGAAGTCGAAACCGTGCTGGCCGCCGAAGCGCAGCACGCCGCGCGCCAATACCACCAGCGCCTGGCGCGCCTGACGCGCCCGCTCATCGATTCGTTTGCCGAGCTGAAGCGCGAGCGCGGCTGGGTCGACATGAACGATGTGGAACGCGCCGCGCTCACGCTGCTGTCTGATCCGTTCTTGAGCGGGTGGGTGCAAGAGCGGCTGGACGCGCGCACCCGCCACCTGCTGATCGACGAGTTTCAAGACACCAACCCGCTGCAATGGCAGGCGCTGCATGCGTGGCTGTCGTCGTATGCCGGGGCCGGCGGGGGCGCCGGCGCGCCCAGCGTGTTCATCGTGGGCGACCCCAAGCAAAGCATTTACCGCTTTCGCCGCGCCGACCCGCAAGTGTTCATCGCCGCGCAGGATTTCATCGTGCACGCGCTGGACGGCGACCGCCTGGCCTGTGACCACACGCACCGCAACGCGCCCGAGGTGCTGGGCGCCGTCAACGCGGTGATGCTGGCCGCGCAGGCCGCCGACGAATTCAGCGGCTACCGCGCCCACAGCACCGAATCGGCCGCGCACGGCCACATCGGCGCGCTGCCGCTCATCCCGCGGCCCGAGCGCGCGACCGCGGACGGCGGCGACGAGCCCGCCTGGCGCGACAGCCTGACCACCCCGCGCGTGCTGATCGAAGACAGCCTGCGCACGCTGGAATGCCGCCAGGCCGCGCGCTGGATCGCCAGCCGCATCGCCGCCGGCGTGCCGCCGCGCCGCCTGATGGTGCTGGCCCGCAAGCGCCAGCCGCTGGGCGAGCTGCAGGCCGAGCTGCGCCAGCTGGGCATCGCCTGCGAGCAGCCCGAGCAGCAGCTGCTGGGCGAGCAGCCGGCGGTGCAAGACGTGCTGGCGCTGGTCGATGCGCTCATCTCGCCGGGGCACGATCTGGCGCTGGCGCGGGCGCTGAAAAGCCCGCTGTTTGGCTTGGGTGACGACGACCTGGTGCACATCGCCCTCGCCGTGCGTGCCCACACTCCCTCGCCCCTCTGGGGAGAGGGCCGGAGTGAGGGGCTGCCCCCGCCCGATGCGCCACCGCCGCCCCGCCGTACCCCTCCCGCCTGGCTCGATGTACTATCAAAAACAGAGCTGCTCACGCTGGACGGACAAGCGCTGGCGGCCGATTTGATGCAATACCGCCAGTGGCTGCTGACCCTGCCGCCGCACGACGCGCTGCAAGCCATCTACAGCCACCGCGACGTGCTGGCACGCTTTGCCGCTGCCGCGCCCGCGCCTGAACGCGCGCAGGTGGTGGCGCAGCTGCGCGCGCTGCTGGCCGCCGCGTTGCGCGTGCAGGGCGGGCGCTTTTTGACCGCGTACCAGTGGCTGCGCGCGCTGCGCCGCCAGCGCCTGCCCGCACCGCGCCACGCCGCGCCCGAGGCGGTGCAACTGCTCACGGTGCACGGTGCCAAGGGGCTGGAGGCCGACGAGGTGCTGCTGCTCGACGCCGCCAGCGCCGCCCCGCGCGGCGGCGGCCCCGCCGTGCTGATCGACTGGCCCGGCGGCGAACCGGTGCCGATGCAGCTCGTGTTTCTGGCCAGCGAAAGCGCGCCGCCGCCCGGCGTGGCCGGCCTGGCCGCGCAAGAGGCCGCCGCGCAGGCGCGCGAGGAACTGAACGCGCTGTACGTGGCCATGACCCGCGCGCGCGGGCGGCTCGTGCTCTCGGGCGTCACGCCCTACAGCCAGCCCGCCAGCAGCTGGTGGCAGCGCATCGAGGCACTGGCCGAGCCCTTGCCCGCACCCGCCGAGCCCGCCACAGCCCCGGCCGCCGCCGAAGCGGTGTTTTGTATGCTGGAACTGCCGCGAGTCTTGGTGGATCCTGCGCCGGCAGCTATCGAAAATGTAGTGACCGCGTCGGTGCCCGACGATCAACCCACCGAGTCGTCGCGCCTGGGTGAGGCGATGCACTGGCTGCTGGAGCACGCTGCCGACACGCCGGGCGGCTGGCTGCCCGAGCGGCTGGCGCAGGCGCGGCGGCGCTTTGGTGTCGATGCCGATCAGGCCGCGCGCGCCGAATTGCTGGCGCGCCGCATTTTGGCGGGCGAGGCGGCCTGGGCATGGGCGGGTGATGAAGTGCTGGAGGCGTTCAACGAAATCGAACTGACGCACCAGGGCCAGCGCCTGCGCATCGACCGCCTGGTGCGCCGGCGCGCGGGGGCGCACGGCGGCGAGGCGTGGTGGGTGCTGGACTACAAGAGTGCGGCGCGGCCGGAGCGCGATCCGCTGCGGGTGGCGCAAATGGGGCGCTACCGGGCGGCGGTGGAGGGGGGCATCCGGGGCACGGGGTGGTGGTGGCGTTTTTGA
- a CDS encoding YlcI/YnfO family protein, with amino-acid sequence MRTATLPAVRVTPETRSLIESVLREGETLSTFIEQAAVGQAQWRQEDDAFHARGLAAAARLDAGGPSFTADQSLARLRALAQKAFETKSA; translated from the coding sequence ATGCGAACCGCCACCCTTCCCGCCGTCCGTGTCACGCCCGAAACCCGTTCGTTGATCGAATCGGTGTTGCGCGAGGGCGAAACGCTGTCCACCTTCATCGAGCAAGCCGCCGTCGGGCAGGCGCAGTGGCGGCAGGAAGACGATGCTTTTCACGCGCGCGGCCTGGCTGCGGCGGCTCGGCTGGATGCGGGCGGCCCGTCGTTCACGGCTGATCAGTCGCTGGCGCGTTTGCGCGCCCTGGCGCAGAAGGCGTTTGAAACCAAATCCGCCTGA
- a CDS encoding type II toxin-antitoxin system RelE/ParE family toxin — MRSYCVSVSPEAQDDLERLFEFALHASDEAFARRAIDTIETAFQLLQTLPHSCRKAAGGALGSALRELVIPLGGTGYVALFRILPPDQVQVLAVRHQRESDYH, encoded by the coding sequence GTGCGCAGCTACTGCGTGAGCGTGTCGCCCGAGGCGCAGGACGACCTGGAACGGCTGTTTGAATTCGCGCTGCACGCCAGCGACGAGGCGTTTGCGCGCCGCGCCATCGACACGATCGAGACCGCTTTTCAGCTGCTGCAAACCCTGCCCCACAGCTGTCGCAAGGCCGCGGGTGGGGCGCTGGGTTCGGCGCTGCGTGAACTGGTGATTCCCCTGGGCGGTACGGGCTACGTGGCCCTGTTTCGCATCCTGCCGCCCGATCAGGTGCAGGTGCTGGCCGTCAGGCACCAGCGCGAAAGTGACTATCACTGA
- the cls gene encoding cardiolipin synthase, translating into MVAWLQQFIVAGHPLTFWIGWAWTISSIVLTTWIILQRKSPVSTLAWIMVLNLLPVVGLLVYAYFGPQRIKRQRLKRWHKRAALMSREDVDALRAERPDVPPWARQHARLIEQASGVPMSSAQSVEVLASGGATLDALLREIAAARGHIHLEYYIFEPDETGTRLLHALVAQARAGLKVRLLVDAIGSPKLLSRRHRQLLNDFRAAGGEFAVFHPARLDRLRPLVNLRTHRKIVVIDGHTGFVGGINVTDDENEHIRPDNAYRDTHLLIRGGAVRWLQYVFLKDWQYAEGAAPAPDEDLLPEQAPGSLPVQIVTSGPDSDTEAIHRAMIDALNMARERVWLATPYFVPTESALTALTNAALRGVQVKLMVPEKSDSHVVTAAARSYFKELQDAGVLVFEYHGRMFHAKTLLVDELYGMVGSANFDNRSFRLNFEVMAVVMDRGFNQRLAEMFEDDLSQCKRVPLDRRAPPWQQLFEAVARLASPLL; encoded by the coding sequence ATGGTCGCCTGGCTGCAGCAGTTCATCGTCGCCGGCCATCCGCTGACGTTCTGGATCGGCTGGGCGTGGACGATCTCCAGCATCGTCCTGACGACCTGGATCATCTTGCAGCGCAAGTCGCCCGTGTCCACGCTGGCGTGGATCATGGTACTGAACCTGCTGCCGGTGGTGGGGCTGCTGGTGTATGCCTACTTTGGCCCGCAGCGCATCAAGCGCCAGCGGCTCAAGCGCTGGCACAAGCGCGCGGCGCTGATGTCGCGCGAAGACGTCGATGCCCTGCGCGCCGAGCGGCCCGACGTGCCGCCGTGGGCGCGCCAGCACGCACGCCTGATCGAGCAGGCCAGCGGCGTGCCGATGTCGAGCGCGCAAAGCGTGGAGGTGCTGGCCAGCGGCGGCGCCACGCTGGATGCGCTGCTGCGCGAAATCGCCGCCGCGCGCGGCCACATCCACCTGGAGTACTACATCTTCGAGCCCGACGAAACGGGCACGCGCCTGCTGCACGCTCTGGTGGCCCAGGCGCGCGCGGGCCTGAAGGTGCGCCTGCTGGTGGACGCCATCGGCTCGCCCAAGCTGCTGTCGCGCCGCCACCGCCAGCTGCTGAATGACTTCCGCGCCGCCGGGGGCGAGTTCGCCGTGTTCCACCCCGCGCGGCTCGACCGCCTGCGCCCGCTGGTCAACCTGCGCACGCACCGCAAGATCGTGGTGATCGACGGCCACACCGGCTTTGTCGGCGGCATCAACGTCACCGACGACGAGAACGAGCACATCCGCCCCGACAACGCCTACCGCGACACGCACCTGCTGATCCGCGGCGGCGCGGTGCGCTGGCTGCAATACGTGTTCCTGAAGGACTGGCAGTACGCCGAAGGCGCCGCGCCCGCGCCTGACGAGGATTTGCTGCCCGAGCAGGCGCCCGGCAGCCTGCCGGTGCAAATCGTCACCAGCGGCCCCGATTCCGACACCGAGGCCATTCACCGCGCCATGATCGACGCGCTGAACATGGCGCGCGAGCGCGTGTGGCTGGCCACGCCCTACTTCGTGCCCACCGAATCGGCGCTGACGGCGCTCACCAACGCCGCGCTGCGCGGCGTGCAGGTCAAGCTGATGGTGCCCGAGAAAAGCGATTCGCACGTGGTCACGGCCGCCGCGCGCTCGTACTTCAAGGAGCTGCAAGACGCCGGCGTGCTGGTGTTCGAATACCACGGCCGCATGTTCCACGCCAAGACGCTGCTGGTGGACGAGCTGTACGGCATGGTCGGCAGCGCCAACTTCGACAACCGCAGCTTTCGCCTGAACTTCGAGGTGATGGCGGTGGTCATGGACCGCGGCTTCAACCAGCGCCTGGCCGAGATGTTCGAGGACGATTTGTCGCAGTGCAAGCGGGTGCCGCTGGACCGCCGTGCGCCGCCGTGGCAGCAGTTGTTTGAAGCCGTGGCGCGGCTAGCGTCGCCTTTGTTGTGA
- a CDS encoding L,D-transpeptidase family protein, translated as MSGCLLAAAAPWAQAEPLWLDDAGRPRPAAREAVRWLTDAEQHGLHPSDYDASRLASAVADAERAAPAPDAAAQLDESLTRQVLAYLGALRQGRVDPAHIQARYDSATAPAPDLAAVLRDAVARGQLQDAQRAALPPWPQYAELQKALVHYRSLGEHPAWRAPLPALPGGKLPGGQRWAGLTALAERLQALGDLPAGSDHVEPYDAVLLEAVKSFQQRHALPADGVLGKATLDALAVTPAARTQQIALAMERLRLTPLPAAARFVTVNVPEFMLRAHQHEAGSVREDLRMRVIVGKALDTRTPLFDEDMLWIEFSPYWNIPPSIARKETVPTLRANPGYLAAQGMEFVGASGVSTAVTPENLDAVLAGQLRIRQRPGPRNALGDIKFMLPNNQNIYLHHTPSPGLFGRTRRDFSHGCVRIEEPVALAQWVLHDQPDWTEARIRQSMGRPRPVTAKLIEPVPVLMLYQTAVVADGKLHFVPDLYGLDKHLAQALRQP; from the coding sequence TTGAGCGGCTGCCTGCTGGCCGCAGCCGCGCCTTGGGCGCAGGCCGAACCGCTGTGGCTGGATGATGCCGGCCGCCCGCGCCCCGCCGCACGCGAGGCGGTGCGGTGGCTCACCGACGCCGAGCAGCATGGCCTGCACCCGTCCGACTACGACGCCAGCCGCCTGGCCAGCGCCGTAGCCGACGCGGAGCGCGCCGCGCCAGCGCCCGACGCCGCCGCGCAGCTCGACGAATCGCTGACGCGCCAGGTGCTGGCTTACCTGGGCGCATTGCGCCAGGGCCGCGTCGATCCGGCGCACATCCAGGCGCGCTACGACAGCGCCACGGCGCCGGCGCCCGATCTGGCCGCCGTGCTGCGCGATGCCGTGGCGCGCGGCCAGCTGCAAGACGCCCAGCGCGCCGCCCTGCCGCCCTGGCCGCAATACGCCGAATTGCAAAAGGCGCTGGTGCACTACCGCAGCCTGGGCGAGCACCCCGCCTGGCGCGCGCCCCTGCCCGCGCTGCCCGGAGGCAAGCTGCCCGGCGGTCAGCGTTGGGCGGGCCTGACGGCGCTGGCCGAGCGCTTGCAGGCGCTGGGCGATCTGCCCGCCGGCAGCGACCATGTCGAACCCTACGACGCCGTTCTGCTGGAGGCGGTCAAGTCCTTTCAGCAGCGCCACGCCCTGCCCGCCGACGGCGTGCTGGGCAAGGCCACGCTGGATGCCCTGGCGGTGACGCCCGCCGCGCGCACGCAGCAGATCGCCCTGGCCATGGAGCGCCTGCGCCTGACGCCGTTGCCGGCGGCGGCGCGCTTTGTTACCGTCAACGTGCCCGAATTCATGCTGCGTGCCCACCAGCACGAGGCCGGCAGCGTGCGCGAAGACCTGCGCATGCGCGTGATCGTCGGCAAGGCGCTGGACACGCGCACGCCGCTGTTCGACGAAGACATGCTGTGGATCGAGTTCAGCCCGTACTGGAACATCCCGCCCTCCATCGCCCGCAAGGAGACGGTGCCCACGCTGCGCGCCAACCCCGGCTACCTGGCCGCGCAGGGCATGGAATTCGTCGGTGCCAGCGGTGTCAGCACCGCCGTCACGCCCGAAAACCTGGACGCCGTGCTGGCCGGCCAACTGCGCATCCGCCAGCGGCCGGGCCCGCGCAACGCGCTGGGCGACATCAAGTTCATGCTGCCCAACAACCAGAACATCTATCTGCACCACACGCCCTCGCCCGGCCTGTTTGGCCGCACGCGGCGCGACTTCAGCCACGGCTGCGTGCGCATCGAGGAGCCGGTGGCGCTGGCGCAATGGGTGCTGCACGACCAGCCCGACTGGACCGAAGCGCGCATCCGCCAGTCGATGGGCCGCCCGCGCCCCGTCACCGCCAAGCTGATCGAGCCGGTGCCGGTGCTGATGCTCTACCAGACGGCCGTCGTGGCCGACGGCAAGCTGCACTTCGTGCCGGATCTGTACGGGCTGGACAAGCATCTGGCCCAAGCGCTGCGGCAACCGTGA
- a CDS encoding TIGR03862 family flavoprotein encodes MHSPQTLIIGAGPAGLMAAEVLSRVGVAVDVFDAMPSVGRKFLLAGKGGLNLTHSEPLDAFVARYGAQAGAFGGWLQDFGAQATRDWAASLGIDTFVGSSGRVFPTEMKAAPLLRAWLQRLRHPSAPGAAPVRFHMRHRWLGWENVSDATVSIADAADSTTTRRPLRFQNPSGHLSVHAPTVLLALGGASWPRLGSDGAWVPWLTQLGAEVAPLAPANCGFDVAGRAGAGWTPFFSERFAGQPLKNVAIAFTDGLGQRFERRGEFVLTATGVEGSLIYAASAALRDEIARTGQATFTLNLLPGRTPADVQTAVSHPRGSRSLSSHLKSRLGLAPVHTALLHELLTPEQLKDAAALAQALQTLPITLRAPRPLAEAISTAGGVRLSALTHDLELRTAPGVFCAGEMLDWEAPTGGYLLTACLASGVRAARGVLRRLGVPSAA; translated from the coding sequence ATGCACTCCCCCCAAACCCTCATCATCGGCGCCGGCCCCGCCGGCCTGATGGCCGCAGAGGTGTTGTCTCGCGTCGGCGTCGCGGTCGACGTGTTCGACGCCATGCCCTCGGTCGGCCGCAAATTTCTGCTGGCGGGCAAGGGCGGCCTGAACCTGACGCACTCCGAGCCGCTGGACGCCTTCGTCGCCCGCTACGGCGCACAGGCCGGCGCCTTTGGCGGCTGGCTGCAGGACTTTGGCGCGCAGGCCACGCGCGACTGGGCGGCGTCGCTCGGCATCGACACCTTCGTCGGCAGCTCGGGCCGCGTGTTCCCCACCGAGATGAAGGCCGCGCCCCTGCTGCGCGCCTGGCTGCAGCGCCTGCGGCACCCGTCCGCGCCCGGCGCGGCGCCGGTGCGCTTTCACATGCGGCACCGCTGGCTGGGATGGGAAAATGTGTCTGATGCTACTGTTTCAATAGCTGATGCCGCAGATTCCACCACGACTCGCCGCCCATTGCGCTTTCAAAACCCGTCCGGACACCTCAGCGTGCACGCGCCCACCGTGCTGCTGGCGCTGGGCGGCGCCAGCTGGCCGCGCCTGGGCTCGGACGGCGCCTGGGTGCCGTGGCTCACGCAGCTGGGCGCCGAAGTGGCGCCGCTGGCGCCCGCCAACTGCGGCTTCGACGTGGCGGGCCGCGCGGGCGCAGGCTGGACGCCGTTTTTCAGCGAGCGCTTCGCCGGCCAGCCGCTGAAAAACGTCGCCATCGCCTTCACCGACGGCCTGGGCCAGCGCTTCGAGCGGCGCGGCGAATTCGTGCTGACGGCCACCGGCGTCGAAGGCAGCCTGATCTACGCCGCCAGCGCCGCGCTGCGCGATGAAATCGCCCGCACCGGCCAAGCCACGTTCACGCTCAACCTGCTGCCCGGCCGCACGCCGGCCGACGTGCAAACGGCCGTGTCGCACCCGCGCGGCAGCCGCAGCCTGTCGTCACACCTCAAAAGCCGGCTGGGGCTGGCGCCAGTGCACACCGCGCTGCTGCACGAGCTGCTGACGCCCGAACAATTGAAGGACGCGGCCGCGCTGGCGCAGGCGTTGCAGACGCTGCCCATCACGCTGCGCGCGCCGCGCCCGCTGGCCGAGGCGATCAGCACCGCTGGCGGCGTGCGCCTGTCGGCCCTGACTCATGATCTGGAACTGCGCACCGCGCCCGGCGTGTTCTGCGCCGGCGAAATGCTGGATTGGGAGGCGCCGACCGGCGGCTACCTGCTCACGGCCTGCCTGGCGAGCGGCGTGCGCGCGGCGCGGGGCGTGCTGCGGCGGCTGGGCGTGCCGTCAGCTGCCTGA
- a CDS encoding YcbK family protein encodes MKNPHRRLFLGRSAQVAMAGALLPGAARALAPTAAARRLSFNHLHTNERTALVYAVGGDFVPTALDRLNHFLRDHYTQEVGQMDPELYHLLHAVRRELATELPFHVISGYRSPHTNETLRTTRGGGVAKRSLHMDGKAIDVRLPGVALTDLRDAAIALKAGGVGYYAQDDFVHIDTGRVRSWG; translated from the coding sequence ATGAAAAACCCCCATCGCCGCCTGTTTCTGGGCCGCAGCGCGCAGGTGGCCATGGCCGGCGCCTTGTTGCCCGGGGCCGCGCGTGCCTTGGCGCCCACCGCCGCCGCACGCCGCCTGTCGTTCAACCACCTGCACACCAACGAGCGCACGGCGCTGGTCTATGCCGTCGGCGGCGACTTCGTGCCCACGGCGCTCGATCGCCTGAACCATTTTCTGCGCGACCACTACACGCAAGAGGTCGGCCAGATGGACCCCGAGCTGTACCACTTGCTGCACGCCGTGCGGCGCGAGCTGGCGACCGAGCTGCCGTTTCACGTCATCTCCGGCTACCGCAGCCCGCACACCAACGAAACCCTGCGCACCACGCGTGGCGGCGGCGTGGCCAAGCGCAGCCTGCACATGGACGGCAAAGCCATCGACGTGCGCCTGCCCGGCGTGGCGCTGACCGATCTGCGCGATGCCGCCATCGCGCTGAAGGCGGGCGGCGTGGGCTACTACGCGCAAGACGATTTCGTGCACATCGACACCGGCCGCGTGCGCAGTTGGGGTTGA
- a CDS encoding NAD-dependent succinate-semialdehyde dehydrogenase encodes MNTNTSPLAQLKDPTLLKTDALIDGRWVKGKARFDVIDPATGAKIADVADLGPRETKAAIAAANTAWPAWRELTARQRHAILMKWFDLLMANQDDLGRLMTAEQGKPLPEAKGEVAYGASFIQWFAEEAKRAGGETLPTSDPTKRLMVLRQPIGVCAAITPWNFPLAMITRKVAPALAAGCPVIIKPAELTPLTALAAAELAVRAGVPAGVINVITTTDSSAVGKVLCESDVVRHLSFTGSTEVGRILMAQCAPTIKKLALELGGNAPFIVFDDADIDAAVDGAIASKYRNAGQTCVCANRLYAQDGIYDKFVKKLAAKVAKMKVGNGFDDGVTIGPLIEDAAVKKVAKHVADAVKKGGKVLTGGEKLKGQFFAPTVIAGATADMLCATEETFGPLAPVFRFKTEQEAIDAANATIFGLASYFYARDIGRITRVGEALEYGIVGVNTGIISVEQAPFGGVKQSGLGREGSRHGLDEYLEMKYLCIGI; translated from the coding sequence ATGAACACCAACACCAGCCCACTCGCGCAACTCAAAGACCCCACCCTGCTCAAGACCGACGCCCTCATCGACGGCCGATGGGTCAAGGGCAAGGCGCGGTTCGACGTCATCGACCCCGCCACCGGGGCAAAAATAGCCGACGTGGCCGACCTGGGCCCGCGCGAGACCAAGGCCGCCATCGCCGCCGCCAACACCGCCTGGCCGGCCTGGCGCGAGCTGACGGCCAGGCAGCGCCACGCCATCTTGATGAAGTGGTTCGACCTGCTGATGGCCAACCAGGACGACCTGGGCCGCCTGATGACGGCCGAGCAAGGAAAGCCCTTGCCCGAGGCCAAGGGCGAGGTCGCCTACGGCGCCAGCTTCATCCAGTGGTTTGCCGAAGAAGCCAAGCGCGCCGGCGGCGAGACGCTGCCCACGTCCGACCCGACCAAGCGCCTGATGGTGCTGCGCCAGCCGATTGGCGTGTGCGCGGCCATCACGCCGTGGAACTTTCCGCTGGCCATGATCACGCGCAAGGTGGCGCCGGCGCTGGCGGCGGGCTGCCCGGTGATCATCAAGCCGGCCGAATTGACCCCGCTCACGGCGCTGGCCGCCGCCGAGCTGGCGGTGCGCGCGGGCGTGCCGGCGGGGGTGATCAACGTCATCACCACCACCGATTCCAGCGCCGTCGGCAAGGTGCTGTGCGAAAGCGACGTGGTGCGCCACCTGTCGTTCACCGGCAGCACCGAAGTCGGCCGCATCCTGATGGCGCAGTGCGCGCCCACCATCAAGAAGCTGGCGCTGGAGCTGGGCGGCAACGCGCCCTTCATCGTGTTCGACGACGCCGACATCGACGCCGCGGTGGACGGCGCCATCGCCAGCAAATACCGCAACGCCGGCCAGACCTGCGTGTGCGCCAACCGCCTGTACGCGCAAGACGGCATCTACGACAAGTTCGTCAAGAAACTGGCCGCCAAGGTGGCCAAGATGAAGGTCGGCAACGGTTTTGACGACGGCGTGACGATTGGCCCGCTGATCGAGGACGCGGCCGTGAAAAAGGTGGCCAAGCACGTCGCCGACGCGGTGAAGAAAGGCGGCAAGGTGCTGACGGGCGGCGAAAAGCTCAAGGGCCAGTTCTTCGCGCCCACCGTGATCGCGGGCGCCACGGCCGACATGCTGTGCGCCACCGAAGAGACCTTCGGCCCACTGGCGCCGGTGTTCCGCTTCAAGACCGAGCAAGAGGCGATTGACGCCGCCAACGCCACCATCTTCGGCCTGGCCAGCTACTTCTACGCCCGCGACATCGGCCGCATCACGCGCGTGGGCGAGGCGCTGGAATACGGCATCGTCGGCGTCAACACCGGCATCATCTCGGTCGAGCAGGCGCCGTTTGGCGGCGTCAAGCAATCGGGGCTGGGGCGCGAAGGCTCGCGCCACGGGCTGGACGAATACCTGGAGATGAAATACCTGTGCATCGGGATTTGA